Proteins from a single region of Apium graveolens cultivar Ventura chromosome 7, ASM990537v1, whole genome shotgun sequence:
- the LOC141673409 gene encoding uncharacterized protein LOC141673409, which produces MTATLRIGVVEIFKSEYLRTPNATDIASLLRVAESRGFPGMLGSLDSMHWQLDKCPTAYHSIYTGHVEKPTIILKTVASYNLWIWHAFFGMRGSHNDINVLDQSNLFDELRAGCAPPAYFIINGRQYDMGYYLADGIYPKWATIVQTIREPNGRKKAHFARM; this is translated from the exons ATGACTGCAACATTAAGGAT AGGGGTTGTGGAGATTTTCAAGTCAGAGTACTTGAGAACTCCTAACGCAACTGATATTGCTAGTCTCTTACGTGTGGCAGAGAGTCGTGGATTTCCTGGGATGCTAGGTAGTTTGGATAGTATGCACTGGCAGTTGGACAAATGTCCAACCGCTTATCACAGTATATATACCGGACACGTTGAAAAACCAACCATAATACTAAAAACAGTTGCCTCGTACAATTTATGGATTTGGCATGCTTTCTTTGGGATGCGTGGTTCACATAATGATATTAATGTACTTGATCAATCCAATTTGTTTGATGAACTCCGTGCTGGTTGTGCCCCTCCTGCATACTTTATTATTAATGGAAGACAATATGATATGGGGTACTACCTTGCTGATGGTATCTATCCAAAATGGGCGACTATTGTCCAAACTATAAGGGAGCCGAACGGTCGGAAAAAAGCTCATTTTGCAAGAATGTAA
- the LOC141672163 gene encoding protein NARROW LEAF 1-like, producing the protein MDKSRLDLENKPFGSTPSEESSLDLERSYIRHLDLPSRSPSPFQAFASSSQFSESSAAYFLWPTTSRLNDAAEDRSNYFGNLQKGVLPETFGGLPAGQRATTLLEVLTVRAFHSNILRRCSLGTAVGFRIRRGVLTNIPAILVFVARKVNRQWLKHIQCLPTALEGPGGVWCDVDVVEFSYFGAPAATPKEEFYTELVDGLRGSDPCIGSGSQVASQETYGTLGAIVKSRTGNRQVGFLTNRHVAVDLDYPNQKMFHPLPPSLGPGVYLGAVERATSFITDDLWYGIFAGTNPETFVRADGAFIAFAEDFNISSVSTSVKGIGEIGNVNIIDLQSPIGSLIGRQVVKVGRSSGLTTGTIMAYALEYNDEKGICFFTDFLVVGENQNTFDLEGDSGSLILLTGQNGEKPRPTGIIWGGTANRGRLKLKVGQPPENWTSGVDLGRLLDLLELDLITTREGLQASVQDQRKASTAAVDSASGKSSAHAKKQLKEYNEKEPLGLIPIESASPCRLAPPFMPQEFHIEGGTKISTNVEHQFIPSVAGISIMHQNNKQENAESNSLLASSRSEEISISLQLGEPGQKRKKTI; encoded by the exons ATGGACAAATCAAGACTCGATTTAGAAAATAAACCTTTTGGATCGACACCATCAGAGGAATCATCTTTGGATTTGGAAAGAAGCTACATCAGACATCTGGACCTGCCTTCACGTAGTCCATCACCATTCCAAGCTTTTGCATCAAGTAGTCAGTTCTCTGAGAGCAGTGCTGCCTACTTCTTATGGCCTACTACCAGCCGGTTGAATGATGCAGCTGAAGATAGGTCAAATTACTTTGGAAACCTACAGAAGGGTGTTTTGCCTGAAACATTTGGTGGACTGCCTGCGGGGCAGCGGGCTACCACTTTGCTTGAAGTGTTGACAGTCAGGGCGTTCCATAGCAATATCTTGCGCCGTTGTAGTCTTGGCACAGCTGTTGGCTTCCGAATACGGCGTGGTGTTTTAACCAATATACCTGCCATTCTCGTCTTTGTTGCTCGCAAAGTTAACAGGCAGTGGCTTAAACACATCCAATGTTTGCCCACTGCTCTTGAG GGACCTGGAGGTGTATGGTGTGATGTTGATGTTGTGGAGTTCTCTTACTTTGGTGCACCTGCAGCAACTCCAAAGGAAGAATTTTATACAGAGCTCGTAGATGGTTTGCGTGGAAGTGATCCATGCATTGGCTCTGGTTCCCAG GTTGCTAGCCAAGAGACATATGGAACCTTGGGTGCTATTGTGAAAAGTCGAACCGGAAATCGACAGGTTGGTTTTCTAACCAATCGGCATGTAGCAGTTGACCTGGATTACCCTAACCAGAAAATGTTTCATCCTTTGCCACCAAGCCTTGGACCTGGGGTTTATCTGGGTGCTGTTGAGAGAGCAACATCTTTCATAACAGATGATCTGTGGTATGGCATTTTTGCTGGAACAAACCCAG AAACATTTGTTCGCGCTGATGGAGCATTCATTGCTTTTGCGGAAGACTTTAATATATCCAGTGTATCTACATCTGTAAAGGGCATAGGTGAGATTGGCAATGTCAACATCATAGACTTGCAGTCTCCTATTGGTAGTCTGATCGGCAGACAAGTGGTAAAAGTAGGACGAAGCTCAGGTTTGACTACCGGGACAATAATGGCTTATGCTTTAGAGTACAATGACGAGAAAGGGATCTGTTTCTTTACTGACTTTCTTGTAGTTGGGGAGAACCAGAATACTTTCGATCTTGAAGGTGACAGTGGAAGCTTAATTCTTCTTACAGGTCAAAATGGTGAGAAACCCAGGCCTACTGGAATCATTTGGGGTGGGACAGCTAATCGTGGTCGGTTAAAGTTAAAAGTTGGCCAACCTCCAGAGAATTGGACAAGTGGAGTTGATCTAGGCCGccttcttgatcttctggaaCTTGATCTCATAACAACCAGAGAAGGTCTTCAAG CATCTGTACAAGATCAAAGAAAAGCTTCAACAGCTGCCGTGGATTCGGCTTCTGGAAAGTCATCTGCTCATGCGAAGAAACAACTTAAAGAATACAACGAAAAAGAGCCACTTGGGTTGATTCCAATCGAAAGTGCATCTCCTTGCAGGCTTGCGCCACCATTCATGCCGCAGGAGTTTCACATAGAAGGTGGTACTAAGATTTCTACAAATGTAGAACATCAATTCATTCCAAGTGTTGCAGGGATATCTATAATGCATCAAAACAATAAACAAGAAAATGCAGAATCAAACAGCCTCCTGGCGTCAAGTAGAAGTGAAGAGATTTCTATCTCATTGCAGTTAGGTGAACCGGgacaaaaaagaaaaaaaacaatcTGA
- the LOC141670403 gene encoding cytochrome c6, chloroplastic isoform X1, with the protein MQTLTLIPPTICKIKSSISTKEGKGNRGVAETNKHEVKFMNIKKMLAPSLMAAALLTLSPVINPPVSFGQTIEVHRGASLFNRACIACHVGGGNIIQPGATLFLKDLQRNGVDTEDEIYRVTYFGKGRMPGFGVDCKPRGQCTFGPRLQEDEIRLLAEFVKSQAAEGWPNIEISGD; encoded by the exons ATGCAGACATTAACTCTGATTCCACCCACAATTTGCAAAATCAAATCCTCCATCTCTACAAAG GAAGGCAAAGGAAACAGAGGAGTAGCAGAGACTAATAAACATGAAGTGAAGTTTATGAATATCAAGAAAATGTTGGCTCCATCTTTAATGGCTGCTGCACTACTTACCTTATCTCCAGTTATCAACCCACCAG TATCTTTTGGACAGACAATTGAAGTACATAGAGGAGCGTCGCTGTTTAATCGAGCTTGCATTGCTTGTCATGTTGGCGGAGGAAACATAATCCAGCCA GGTGCAACGCTTTTCCTAAAAGATCTACAAAG AAATGGAGTTGACACAGAAGATGAGATATACCGTGTAACATACTTTGGTAAAGGAAGAATGCCA GGGTTTGGTGTGGATTGTAAACCAAGGGGTCAATGCACGTTTGGGCCTCGTCTTCAAGAAGATGAAATTAGACTTCTAGCTGAGTTTGTGAAGTCTCAGGCTGCTGAAGGCTGGCCAAACATAGAGATTTCTGGAGATTGA
- the LOC141670403 gene encoding cytochrome c6, chloroplastic isoform X2, giving the protein MQTLTLIPPTICKIKSSISTKEGKGNRGVAETNKHEVKFMNIKKMLAPSLMAAALLTLSPVINPPVSFGQTIEVHRGASLFNRACIACHVGGGNIIQPGATLFLKDLQRNGVDTEDEIYRVTYFGVWCGL; this is encoded by the exons ATGCAGACATTAACTCTGATTCCACCCACAATTTGCAAAATCAAATCCTCCATCTCTACAAAG GAAGGCAAAGGAAACAGAGGAGTAGCAGAGACTAATAAACATGAAGTGAAGTTTATGAATATCAAGAAAATGTTGGCTCCATCTTTAATGGCTGCTGCACTACTTACCTTATCTCCAGTTATCAACCCACCAG TATCTTTTGGACAGACAATTGAAGTACATAGAGGAGCGTCGCTGTTTAATCGAGCTTGCATTGCTTGTCATGTTGGCGGAGGAAACATAATCCAGCCA GGTGCAACGCTTTTCCTAAAAGATCTACAAAG AAATGGAGTTGACACAGAAGATGAGATATACCGTGTAACATACTTTG GGGTTTGGTGTGGATTGTAA